The following coding sequences are from one Prochlorococcus sp. MIT 0604 window:
- the coaBC gene encoding bifunctional phosphopantothenoylcysteine decarboxylase/phosphopantothenate--cysteine ligase CoaBC, translated as MKTKNKDSKIRVLLLITGSIAAVRIPLLVSQLAKENYEIRCVLSKNAEKLIKPLPLSILSRNPCILENDQWSNSQSTPLHIELSNWADILIIAPLTATTLAKWVTGNAEGLIPSILIANIKPIIVAPAMNTQMWLNKAVQKNYENLQNYENVLSLQPSEGLLACDAVGIGKIPPNDLIQLALEFIASHKENKYRKDLLNKQILITGGSTSEKIDAARHITNKSSGAMGLLLSQVARFRGAKVKYVHGPLEFDKNLTDGIKRYEIETSIDLIRALNKEISNCDYFFMNAAVSDFKITSDTSAKIPKNKINDHLNKNFELVPDILKTISKSKKDNQVFVGFCAFTGSIEEARITIKEKIFQKGCDYLFANPIDLEGQGFGFLAQNEGWLFDTNNREHYINKTSKIDLANKLITQIIS; from the coding sequence ATGAAAACTAAAAATAAGGACTCCAAAATAAGGGTTCTTTTATTAATAACAGGGAGTATTGCGGCAGTAAGAATTCCATTATTAGTTAGCCAATTAGCGAAAGAAAATTATGAAATAAGATGCGTTTTATCCAAAAATGCAGAAAAATTAATAAAGCCGCTTCCTCTTTCTATCTTAAGTAGAAACCCTTGCATTTTAGAAAATGATCAATGGTCAAATAGTCAATCAACACCTCTTCATATAGAACTAAGCAATTGGGCTGATATTTTAATCATTGCCCCTTTAACAGCAACAACATTAGCAAAATGGGTAACTGGTAATGCAGAGGGATTGATTCCAAGCATATTAATAGCAAATATAAAGCCAATTATTGTTGCACCAGCAATGAATACACAAATGTGGCTAAATAAAGCTGTCCAAAAAAATTATGAGAATTTACAGAATTACGAAAATGTTTTGTCTTTGCAACCAAGTGAAGGCCTCTTAGCGTGTGATGCTGTTGGAATCGGTAAAATACCTCCAAATGATCTAATTCAATTAGCTCTTGAATTTATAGCTTCACACAAAGAAAATAAATATCGCAAAGATTTACTTAATAAACAAATTTTAATAACTGGAGGGTCTACCTCGGAGAAAATTGATGCGGCAAGACACATTACTAACAAAAGTTCAGGAGCTATGGGCCTTCTTCTTTCTCAAGTAGCAAGGTTCAGAGGAGCAAAAGTAAAATATGTCCATGGTCCTCTAGAATTCGATAAGAATCTCACTGATGGAATAAAAAGATATGAAATCGAAACTAGTATTGATTTAATTAGGGCACTTAATAAGGAAATATCAAATTGTGATTATTTTTTCATGAATGCAGCAGTATCTGATTTCAAGATAACCTCTGATACTTCAGCTAAAATTCCAAAAAATAAAATTAATGATCATTTGAATAAAAACTTTGAGCTAGTACCAGATATTTTAAAAACAATTAGTAAATCAAAAAAAGATAACCAAGTTTTTGTGGGCTTTTGTGCTTTTACAGGATCTATTGAAGAAGCACGAATAACAATTAAAGAAAAGATTTTCCAGAAGGGTTGCGACTATCTATTCGCAAATCCAATTGATCTTGAAGGCCAAGGATTTGGCTTTTTGGCACAAAATGAAGGTTGGCTGTTCGATACGAACAATAGGGAACACTACATTAACAAAACATCAAAAATTGATCTAGCAAATAAATTAATAACCCAAATTATTTCATAA
- a CDS encoding DUF2555 domain-containing protein: protein MKFISENKISEELVNSFDEEMTLELAKRLEEDNYNTPFDGLKDWHLLRALAINRPELTTNYIHLLDQEPFDEN from the coding sequence ATGAAATTTATTTCTGAAAATAAAATAAGTGAGGAACTAGTTAATTCTTTTGATGAAGAAATGACCCTTGAACTCGCTAAAAGGTTAGAAGAAGATAACTACAATACTCCATTTGATGGTTTAAAAGACTGGCACTTACTGAGAGCTCTTGCAATCAATAGACCTGAATTAACTACTAATTATATCCATCTCCTCGATCAGGAACCTTTCGATGAAAACTAA
- a CDS encoding DUF565 domain-containing protein, which translates to MVVKAQKTKFQLKIVENIKTLSFWANNPWRRYSLSLITILIGYFFGSSLGMVSAVVEIMDPVAAFLSVVFIETLIVLRRNFRFERKKKFLVLLLDSLRLGLFYGFFTESLKLL; encoded by the coding sequence ATGGTTGTTAAAGCTCAAAAGACAAAATTTCAGCTAAAAATTGTGGAAAATATTAAGACATTAAGTTTTTGGGCTAATAATCCATGGCGAAGATATTCATTATCATTGATTACAATTTTAATTGGATACTTTTTTGGGAGTTCTCTTGGCATGGTAAGTGCCGTTGTAGAAATTATGGATCCGGTGGCTGCTTTCTTGTCAGTAGTTTTTATCGAGACTTTAATAGTTCTAAGAAGAAATTTTAGATTTGAAAGGAAAAAGAAATTTTTAGTACTTTTATTAGATTCTCTAAGATTAGGATTATTTTATGGTTTCTTTACTGAAAGTCTTAAGTTGCTATAA